Within Coregonus clupeaformis isolate EN_2021a chromosome 20, ASM2061545v1, whole genome shotgun sequence, the genomic segment TTATATTTTTCAGTATATAATGAGACAAACTGTTGGGTAAAAATGCTTTACAATAGTTAATTTTGCCCTTCTCGTCATTTGTTTAATGATTACATCCAGACTCAGATGGTACATTTCTAGCAAACAATGCCATTGTATTCCATTGTCAACATTTCCCTCAACGTCTATTTAAAATCGGCATTGAACACATTTTCAGTCTATAGCGAGTGTATTCAAATCGAGCCTGGAGGTCAGCATACTGCTGTTTTTGTTCTACCAGATTAAAATTGCAcctacctggtgtcccaggtctaaatcagttccCTTTTAGAGTGAACTAATGAAAATCAGCAGTgtaactggcttcgaggtccataTTCGAATATCCCTGGTATATGGTTTTGAATCAAGAGATTAGCCAACACTTCAGAGGTGAATAAGTAAACCTATATAAAATAGTAAATCAGATCCATGTCCAATTCTACACAATCTCAACCACTTAAACAGTAGCTTCTATAATAGAAGGGTGCACCAATAACACAGAGGCTGTATTATTTTTCTATATATTTATTAGAACAAAGAATTGTCACTACATCATTAGGACCAGAGAGTTTAGCTGTCGgcagcctcctgttcctgagcCCTGAGGAAGCTGGCCTTCTTCTGAGCAACGCGGTCTTTCCTCTGGGCCAGAGAGAGCTTGGCACGGTTCCACCTGGGGTGGACAAACAGGTCAGAattattacattacaatacattttaacAATGTCAGGGAATACCGAAGGGAACGTGACTACCATGCCAAGGGCAGGGTTGGGGACTTGGGGTCAATTCAGTAAGTAAACTGAAATGTGTTGTTAAAATACAGAGGTAGATTGGAAattgaatttcagtttacttcccagattgaaatggaattgacccaaacTCGGATCATGATCATCTAGGCAAGTTTTACCATCAGGTTTTAGAGTCATAACAGCATgaaaaccaacaatgcagtagtaAGTACTGCATTCCCAATAGAAAATAGCCAAAACTGCTCATCAACTTGCCTCTtcttcttgacttctttcttGGGCTTCTTTTCGTGGACTGGGTTCTTACGAATGCCAGCATGTGCCTTTCTGTACATCTCCTCAACCTGCAAGACAAGTTTGGCAAACAAATTAGTAGTGGGCAGATAAGTCAATTCCATTGACTTAATACACATTCTCGCAACGGTACAGGCTCCTGCTGGATGCAGACTTGATTCAGTATAGTTTCCACTCTACACattgcaatatatatatattttttacatatcCAATTAATAGGGATGAGTTGGATGTCACATTTGTCAGTTGTATTTTAGGACTAGTACATGTATGACACAGAAATTAATGAACTGTGCTGCTCTCAGCCCCGTCTTGAAACGTTGATTACATCAATCTGGACAAATGAAGGACCAACTACAATTTGCTCAGCCTCAAGTGTATCATCATCAAGCAGCACACAGTTCCTACATAGACGTACGCTGAATTCCAAATTGACCCCTATCCCCTCCTGTAGATCAGAGAGCATTGGATAGATGGAAGCACTTGAGTGACGCAATTCATGTTCTACATTTAAATAATAGGCCTCCGTGAACACGCAAATGGAGGGCCAAGGGTAAGGGACTAGTTTCGGATTCAGCACAACTTTCCTTTCAGAATGTATTTGCATCAGAAGCTGATATGATCCCAGTATGTTTAAAAGCATGAGGCCTAAGAATTGAACAGAACAGTAGTAGCTACCCATACCAGCTCAGGTTCAGTTCAGTGAAAACCGGGTAGAACTGGGTGTGCGATAAAATCCCAAGTGGCTAATAGTGCAGATAATAAACTCGTAACACGTcccctatagctcagttggtagagcatggcgtttgcaacgccagggttgtgggttcttttcccacggggggccagtatgaaaatgtatgcactcactaactgtaagtcgctctggataagagcgtctgctaaaatgactcaaatgtaaccATCCAGCTGTGGTGTAAGGTAACTAATAGAGCCAGGTATTGGCAGGCACCTCCCGATACATCACAATGGGTTCAGGGTGAACCTTGAACTTGCCGTGTCGGGGGCAACGCCATTCTTGATGAAGCGGGAGAACTGCTTCTTGTATGCgtcctcatcctcctccatcaGATAGCTCATGTACTCCGACACATTGACGCCCATGATGTGCTTGCGGTGGACCTCTGCATTGAACTCTTTGCTCTCAGCATCATATCCAGGGAAGCGCTTAGTGCTAGGGGGAAtggaaggaggaagaggggacAAGACACAATGTCAGACAGAAAGGGGCTACTGAACCAGGCTAATACTTCATTCACTTTGAGGATTATAGGCAGTGCACTAAGACCAATAGTTCCACTAAGGCCATATGACATTATTTATTGCAGAACACCCAAGGATAACACATTTGGCAGGTAAACTACTGATTCATATTGCTCTCAGCCCCGTCTTGAAACAGGACATGTTACATCAACCTGGGCAAATGAAGGACCAACTACAATTTGCTCAGCCTCAAGTGTATCATCATCAAGCAACATATAGATCCTGACAACTTCAGAAGTACTAGCCTAGTCGCAGATCTGTGTGATGTATACAAACAAATCTTTGACCTGGGGATGTATGCATCAAGTGCCTCAAGAGTAGGAatcctgatctaggatcagttttgccttttagatcacaatgaataagattgTGGACAGGGGGgagctgatcctaaatcagcactcttACGCCAAGACATTTGATACATATGGCCCCTGGCTACAAATGTGTTCTTAATGCAGAGGAAGCGTTATTACCTGTGGGGGATGGACAGGCCTCCATCCACAGCCCCCTTCAGGGCGCCGAACACCTTGTTGCCAGTGCTGGTTCTGGCGAGCCCTGCATCCAGGTAGCAGGTGAACGCACCTGGCTGACCGTCGATGCTCTCCACGTTGAACTCATCTCCGGTGACCTCCACCTGTCCCTCGTACACCTTGTCCAGGCCAAACTTGTTCAGCAGCTGGAGAGGAAGACAAAAACAGGATTAGAGAAATCTGTTATAGTATTAAGCCAAGCTGACTACATTGGTAGGGTGTTCTCACTCAGCAAGAAACAAACACCGGAGGTGGCTAAAGCAGAGAGAGGTCCTCTATgagtggtcctgtatggctcagttggtagagcatggtgcttgcaacgccatgattgtgggttcgattcacggggccacccatacataaagaacgtatgcacgcatgactaagttgctttggatacaagtgtctgctaaatggcatattatataacaGTCAGTTGCTAAACAAGTGGATCAAGTCAAACTGACAGGCAGCCTTTTGGCTGACCAACTGCCAATTCTTCACAATGAGCAAACAGAAGCAAAGCGTTCAATAGGATTGTTTGGCCATTCAGATGCAGAACAGACATACTTCCCTCATGTAGAACAGGGAATAATGGCATCTCTATAATACACAATCCAGAGTTCTGTCAATAGCTTAGAAATTAGTTCAAGGTATAAAAGACTAAACAAGGTTTGAGGAAAGTAAATGTCACTAGAAATGTTGAGAAAAGATTGCATTTTTCATTAACAGGGCAGAAACATAGAATGCCCATTAACTAATAGACCCAGTGCTGCAAATTGAACAAAACTAAAAGAGGGAGCCATCAGAGCAGGGGTGTATGAGAGCTGATCTTACCCTGCGGGCCAGCAGCAGACCAGTGCAGTAGGCTGCTGCGTAGTTAGTCAGACCCACGGCAATCCCGTACTTGGGCAGCTCGTGGGAGTAGGCAGCGCACACGATCATGTCCCCCTCGATCTTGGCATAGGCAATCTGGAGCAAATCACATAAGCAAGTAACACATGAGAAACAATGACAACATAGGCTACAGCATTTAAGGCATAATCACGTGTTGCCCTGATCTCTGGTAATCAATCAATCCCCTCATGGTATGGGACATTTCCGATTACCTCCTTAAATCAAAGCCAAAGTAAAAACATCATGGGACATGTGAGAATGATGGGTCAATATAGTTGAATTGAGAATGCAGTTAACTTTTGCTCAGTGGGTTAAGCTGGACTAGAGCATGGTGCTCAGGTGGCTACAGAGTTTTGGGTTTGACTAACGTGGGCCACATGTGTAACTGTCAATTGTGttttactgatgaatgtgttacTGTAATCGTAAGCTGCTTTGGATAAACGTTTCTGCTAAATAAGTTGTCCATTGTGGTAATTCCAGCATTTTCTCATGTGAATCCCATCTTACCTGGCAGACGATATCCCGGTTGGAGAAGCGGACGATCATCCTGTACTTGGGTGTGTTGTACTTGTTCTTATCTTGGATGACCAGGCGCTTACGGGCGAAGTAGTCGGTCTTTCCCTCTAAGTAAAACAAGGATAACCAAGTCAGTCAGGTGGAATGAATAGGGTCTTTAGTGTGAAAGGAAATATCAGGACAATCATGGCATTTACATTTACTTTCTACTCGATTCACGTGCTAAAACAAATAATTCAGACAATTTAGAAATCccttacccctcctcctcctgaattTGACCTGGTACCTCTTGAAGTATGACTTATTCTTCACCACTTTCACAAAACCCTATAAGAGAAGACCGTAATATAATTTGCATGTCGGTACAACTACATAGCTACTTGTCAACAGACAAAAAATAGCCCTAACGTTACACATGCTGTATTGAAAGTTTATTTTATGTGGCCAAACTGTCAGACATTCTGTTACACGAAGTCTTGGGCGGCTAGCTAGCAGTTAGCTAGCACAGGGATGGATTTTGGGCACTGACCACATTTTCCTACCCCGGTCCAAAATCTGTGCCATGCGATATATGAAAAGACAATTTTACCAACTGTCGAGCTAGTTGGCCACATTTTCTATTAGCTAGCCGGTGTGAAAAGTACTCGCCTCGGGCTAGTTTAATTTCGATCCCACTCTGGCTTCGGCAACactgcaaacatgtttattagcGATTCACATCACGGGACTTGATTACAGACAATCTCCACTTATCAGGCAAAGCAACAAATCGCTAGGAAGATCTCTACAGAGGTACAGGAAGCATGAATTCATGCAGGCGGCCATTAGGCCACGTTTGATAGACCCCCGTGAGCAGTAGCTGGACGGAATCCATCTTCATCTATGGCTTTTTAAAAACATCTAAAACATGTGATTGCACACAACACATATCTGATGTCTTATATATGTATGTAGGTACATATTTTGGCGTTTTACTAACCATTTTTCAGTCTTTTCTGTCTCCTTAACCAGGAGCCTGGAGTCAAAGACAGGGGATTTGACTCCGCTGCATTAGAAAAAGGAAGTTTGCATTGCGCATGTTGCGTAAATAGCGTGTCGCAGGATGTAGCTTTACAGTAACACAAATGCTACACTGCCCTCTACAGTATAGGGTGGACAATGACAATACCAGCTAATAAAATGGCTCTAACAAGAGTACATGATCAAAAATGTGCATCACGGTGTGATTTTCCTTTATGGGTTTGTAATAAACCCTCAAAGTACTTTTATTGAAGCCATTTGCCAAGTGTCCTACAACACAAATTGCATCACTCTGTGACTGTGCCAtgatgtgtgtgcatgcatatatGTACATCTACTgaataaaaacaaaacatttatttggttTCCTTATTGCAAGGTATCTCTACATGTTGCTATAGGAACATGTTAATAATAAAAACAACAGACACACCCAAAGGATGTTGTACAGAATACACATGGGACATCAAAGGGAGGGTTTTCTTCATTATGTTTGCATTTTCAGCCCATGATAGACAGTAGGCAAGAGTCTTAcgtcagtgtttttttttttcaggaCAGAGGAGGGTGTGGCTAACATAAGAAATATGATATCTACGTAAACACTggcatttccatgtaaaaccAGAAAAGTTTGTTTGATGACCTTTTGTTCTTTGTGGATCGAGATAGTCGGCTCTGCCATTTACATCATTATCACCTGTCTTAGAAAAGGCATACCTGCTTCTTTTAGTCTGAGCTGGACAGCTGATAGTGAACCTTTATTTGGACATTTTCTGACTGACATTGAATAGTCGCTCTGTCACTAATCTCCACTGGGCAGATTCTGCATAGATTTTACTTCTAGGTTAACCGAGATTACTCTGTCACCCTCTCTGAGTGTGGCATGTTTGCTGTGATCCACTGGACAGCAATGTTCCAAAACTTCCTGTGGAATTGAtactactgtcagagacaacaatGAGCCACAGGTGAGCTTGTGCTGTAGTGATTGGCTTCCAGTACTTTGCAGTTACTCTTGACTTTAGTAAGACT encodes:
- the LOC121533916 gene encoding 60S ribosomal protein L5 translates to MGFVKVVKNKSYFKRYQVKFRRRREGKTDYFARKRLVIQDKNKYNTPKYRMIVRFSNRDIVCQIAYAKIEGDMIVCAAYSHELPKYGIAVGLTNYAAAYCTGLLLARRLLNKFGLDKVYEGQVEVTGDEFNVESIDGQPGAFTCYLDAGLARTSTGNKVFGALKGAVDGGLSIPHSTKRFPGYDAESKEFNAEVHRKHIMGVNVSEYMSYLMEEDEDAYKKQFSRFIKNGVAPDTVEEMYRKAHAGIRKNPVHEKKPKKEVKKKRWNRAKLSLAQRKDRVAQKKASFLRAQEQEAADS